In one Oryza glaberrima chromosome 2, OglaRS2, whole genome shotgun sequence genomic region, the following are encoded:
- the LOC127761491 gene encoding mitochondrial import receptor subunit TOM9-2-like, with translation MASLSKRGGGGGGGEGEGILASFSRSSVAAHGREAATMAKKLLRSTGKAAWIAGTTFLVLVVPLIIEMDREQQLNDLELQQQALLGGPPPPAPLK, from the coding sequence ATGGCGTCCCTGagcaagcgcggcggcggcggcggcggcggcgagggggagggcATCCTGGCCTCCTTCTCCCGGTCTTCGGTGGCGGCGCatgggcgcgaggcggcgaccatGGCGAAGAAGCTGCTGCGGAGCACGGGGAAGGCGGCCTGGATCGCGGGGACCACcttcctcgtcctcgtcgtcccgCTCATCATCGAGATGGACCGCGAGCAGCAGCTCAACGACCTCGAGCTCCAGCAGCAGGCGCTCCTCGGcgggccgccaccgcccgcgcctctcAAATGA
- the LOC127762920 gene encoding protein ROS1A-like, with translation MGAEAEESLDHPGSLSGMSPATPDVAWKPAERRRRRSEADAEGSSCCSLSAATAAWVGAGNVESDDPSVRSVAAGEQSRSVSRPEEEEEECASCTQDSTVSPPVSECGDRTAQQEPSTQEYTVSPPPVSECGDKVVQQESSNQESTVSPPPVSECSDKIAQQGSSTQESTVLPPVSECCNKVAQQESSTQESTVSLPVIECGDKVAQQESSTQESTVSPPSRECGDKVAQQESSTQESTVSPPVNECGDKVAQQESSTQESTVSLPSSECGDKVAQQESSTQESTVSPPVSECGDKIARQEGAASAIPTPEKVEATPRRPRKRSTKGLTRFKIMKDHKAAQRTATPVEVKIKRKAKDNGRRPLGDKSVRRKLNFEGDAVDFEGNREFSRAKLMEDLRCLAKVHGLRDDLGAGKRSKKGKKRKKMTGEHQDNGESALVPYQKAPAATSSSALVPIQNSTQLAIVHHRNHLKNLRTKVLGLDEKTLQVYDVLRKWDETDSESFEGVDIGSGPEWNETRRHFEHYVDVFIATVHGLLGPRRFSEWGGSVTDSVVGTFLTQNVADNLSSNAFLNLVAKFPPTKRHINAEACSNLSLLIDDMRRKLNLNEQSNGTDSGSSDFTKPVDFEKENGYNEEVKGNYGRDYSTIIENFISIIEKHHKDMSTWDNARLENMVKDKSGTPVCSHRTLRKFMDTFEEKDTSHWDKLREEAYSKGYKIKGTGISDSADWEAVLHAPAVEIANSIAVRGQHYVIALRIQAFLKRVKKDHGNFDLDWLRYVPRESAKNYLISILGLGDKSVDCIRLLSLKHKGFPVDVNVARIVTRLGWVKLQPLPFSAEFHLVGLYPIMRDVQKYLWPRLCTISKEKLYELHCLMITFGKAICTKVSPNCRACPFSAKCKYYNSSLARLSLPPAEGHGHEYGEEQASTATPGRLLLSNDSHIAGFQQVCQPQIKINMPAGRESIYKCEPIIEIPPSPEHEYEESPYEQELYEDDLCDIEDTIPELQYDFEIDLCSLKHTVNNGSWTPNSGKDLALINSQHASVQNKKLKNIGRLRTEHNAYVLPDDHAILEEFEDRVPEDPCPYLLVVISCSDEHTVKGTILIPCRTATRGNFPLNGTYFQDHEVFADHSSSRSPITIPRECIWNLDRCIVYFGSSIQSIMKGQTRQDIEDCYKKGYICVRGFDRNTRYPKPICAKLHATNERNGTGENSRKKKKTSQEGKKIDDKSSFGKLEIN, from the exons atgggggcggaggcggaggaatCGCTAGATCATCCTG GATCTCTGTCGGGGATGTCGCCGGCGACCCCCGACGTTGCCTGGAagccggcggagcggcggcggcggcggtcggaggCCGACGCGGAGGGGTCTTCTTGCTGCTCCCTTTCCGCTGCTACGGCGGCGTGGGTTGGCGCCGGTAATGTGGAGAGTGACGACCCGTCTGTtcgttcggtcgccgccggggagCAATCCCGCTCCGTGTctcggccggaggaggaggaggaggaatgcgCGTCATGTACCCAGGATTCCACCGTCTCTCCGCCGGTGAGCGAATGCGGCGACAGGACTGCGCAGCAGGAACCCAGCACCCAGGAGTACACCGTCTCGCCACCGCCGGTGAGTGAGTGTGGCGACAAAGTTGTGCAGCAGGAATCCAGCAATCAGGAGTCCACCGTCTCGCCACCACCGGTGAGCGAATGCAGTGATAAGATTGCGCAGCAGGGATCCAGCACTCAGGAGTCCACCGTCTTGCCCCCGGTGAGCGAGTGCTGCAACAAGGTTGCGCAGCAGGAATCCAGCACCCAGGAGTCCACCGTCTCGCTGCCGGTGATCGAATGCGGCGACAAGGTCGCGCAGCAGGAATCCAGCACCCAGGAGTCCaccgtgtcgccgccgtcgagagaGTGCGGAGACAAGGTTGCGCAGCAGGAATCCAGCACCCAGGAGTCCAccgtctcgccgccggtgaACGAATGCGGCGACAAGGTTGCGCAGCAGGAATCCAGCACCCAGGAGTCCACCGTGTCGCTGCCGTCGAGCGAGTGCGGAGACAAGGTTGCGCAGCAGGAATCCAGCACCCAGGAGTCCACTGTCTCGCCACCGGTCAGTGAATGTGGCGACAAGATTGCACGGCAGGAAGGTGCTGCCAGTGCGATCCCTACGCCGGAGAAAGTGGAGGCTACCCCTAGGAGACCCAGGAAGAGGTCAACGAAGGGGTTGACTCGATTCAAGATTATGAAAGATCACAAGGCGGCCCAGAGAACAGCAACACCCGTTGAAGTTAAGATCAAGAGGAAAGCTAAGGATAATGGTAGGCGGCCACTTGGTGATAAATCAGTGAGGAGGAAGTTGAATTTTGAAGGCGATGCGGTGGACTTTGAAGGCAATAGGGAGTTCAGCAGAGCCAAGCTGATGGAGGATTTGAGGTGCCTTGCCAAGGTTCATGGTCTGCGCGATGATCTGGGTGCAGGCAAGCGAAGCAAGAAaggtaagaaaagaaaaaagatgacTGGAGAACATCAGGACAATGGCGAATCGGCCCTTGTGCCTTACCAGAAGGCCCCAGCTGCCACATCATCGTCTGCGCTGGTTCCAATTCAGAATTCTACGCAACTTGCTATTGTACACCACAGAAATCACTTGAAGAACTTGCGGACAAAGGTTTTAGGCCTTGATGAGAAGACATTACAAGTGTATGATGTTCTGAGGAAGTGGGATGAGACTGATAGTGAGAGTTTCGAAGGTGTAGACATTGGCAGCGGGCCTGAATGGAATGAAACTCGGCGTCACTTCGAACATTACGTGGATGTGTTTATTGCTACTGTGCATGGTTTATTGG GTCCCAGAAGATTTTCTGAATGGGGAGGATCAGTAACTGATTCTGTTGTGGGTACTTTCCTTACGCAAAATGTCGCTGACAATTTATCAAG CAATGCTTTTTTGAACCTGGTGGCAAAATTTCCTCCAACTAAGAGACATATTAATGCTGAAGCATGTTCAAATTTGTCTCTGTTGATAGATGACATGAGAcggaaattgaatttgaatgaaCAATCTAATGGTACTGATTCTGGTAGTTCAGATTTTACAAAACCTGTCGATTTTGAGAAAGAGAATGGTTACAATGAGGAGGTAAAAGGTAATTATGGCCGAGACTACAGTACAATTATAGAGAATTTTATATCTATTATTGAGAAACATCATAAAGACATGTCTACGTGGGACAATGCACGCCTTGAGAACATGGTGAAGGATAAGTCTGGAACTCCAGTATGTTCCCATAGAACCTTGAGAAAGTTTATGGACACATTTGAGGAGAAAGACACTTCTCATTGGGATAAGTTACGGGAGGAAGCATATAGTAAGGGATACAAAATAAAGGGAACCGGAATAAGTGATTCTGCTGATTGGGAAGCTGTGCTACATGCACCAGCAGTTGAGATTGCAAATTCCATTGCAGTCAGGGGACAACATTATGTTATAGCATTGCGGATACAG GCTTTTCTCAAGCGTGTAAAGAAAGATCATGGAAATTTTGACCTGGATTGGCTTAGATATGTACCACGTGAAAGTGCAAA AAATTACCTCATCAGTATTCTGGGGCTTGGAGATAAAAGTGTTGACTGCATCCGTCTTTTGTCATTAAAGCATAAAGGTTTCCCG GTTGATGTCAATGTAGCTCGCATAGTCACAAGGCTAGGATGGGTCAAACTTCAACCCTTACCCTTTTCTGCAGAGTTCCATTTAGTTGGCTT GTATCCAATCATGCGTGATGTGCAGAAATATTTATGGCCTCGGTTGTGTACCATTTCTAAGGAAAAATT GTATGAACTACACTGCCTCATGATAACTTTTGGAAAG GCAATCTGCACAAAAGTAAGTCCAAATTGCAGGGCTTGCCCTTTCAGTGCGAAATGCAAATACTACAACAGTTCACTTGCCAG ATTATCACTCCCTCCTGCAGAGGGGCATGGGCATGAATATGGTGAAGAGCAAGCAAGCACTGCTACTCCTGGAAGACTCTTGTTGTCAAATGATAGCCACATAGCAGGTTTTCAACAAGTATGTCAACCgcaaatcaaaataaacatgCCTGCTGGAAGAGAATCCATCTATAAGTGTGAGCCCATTATTGAGATACCTCCAAGTCCAGAACATGAATATGAAGAATCACCTTATGAGCAAGAATTATATGAAGATGATCTTTGTGATATTGAAGATACCATACCAGAATTACAGTATGATTTTGAAATAGATCTGTGTTCACTAAAGCACACGGTGAATAATGGCTCTTGGACACCAAACTCTGGAAAAGACTTGGCCTTGATTAATTCACAGCATGCCTCTGTTCAAAACAAAAAGTTGAAAAACATAGGGCGTCTTAGAACAGAACACAACGC GTACGTCCTCCCAGATGATCATGCAATCTTGGAAGAG TTTGAAGATAGAGTTCCAGAAGATCCATGTCCTTATCTTCTAGTTGTTATTTCTTGTTCTGATGAACACACAGTGAAAGGCACAATTCTG ATACCCTGTCGGACAGCAACCAGAGGAAACTTTCCATTGAATGGTACCTACTTTCAGGATCATGAG GTTTTTGCAGATCATTCATCTAGCCGTTCCCCGATTACCATCCCTAGAGAATGCATCTGGAACCTAGATAGATGCATTGTATATTTTGGCTCGTCGATACAATCGATCATGAAAG GTCAAACAAGGCAAGACATTGAGGACTGCTACAAGAAAG gaTATATTTGTGTTAGAGGATTTGATCGGAATACAAGATACCCAAAgccaatatgtgcaaaattaCACGCCACCAATGAAAGGAACGGAACAGGTGAAAATAGCCGGAAGAAGAAAAAGACATCACAAGAGGGGAAGAAGATTGATGACAAATCTTCCTTTGGCAAATTAGAAATTAACTGA